The genomic stretch CTTCGAACACCGCCGCCGCCATCGCGAATACGCCGGGATCGCCCGACGACACCACGACGACGCGCCTGCCTTGCGCGGCCAGCCGCAGCGCGTGCCCGGCGCGGTCGAGCTCTTGACGATTGTCGGAGCCGTGACGGGTGAGGCCGGGCCGCTCGGCGACGCGGGCCACATAGGGCGCGTAGCCGATCAGATCGGTGGCCTGGGCCAGCGCGGCGGTGACTTCCGGGGTCACAAGATCGGCGGCGCCGGGCCCGAGGCCAGCGATGATCAGCGATCCGCTCATGGCCGTCGTCCTTGGCCATGGACCAGGATCACCGAGAAGTAGGGCGCCTCGTCGTCGGTCTTGTCGGCCAGCCGCATCACCTTCTGCTCGGCCATGGTGCCACGCTCGACATAGACCGCGCGCTCGGTGAGCCCGGCATGATCCAGCGCGCGGCGCACTTTCGGCAGATTGCGGCCGAGCTTCATCACCACCAGCGCATCTACACCAGCGAAGCGTTCGCGCAAGCTGGCCTCGTCGAGCGTTGCCGGCACCACGCTCAACACGTCGTCGCCGAAGGTGATCGGCATGTCGCTGGCGGTCCAGCAGCCCGACATCCCGGAAATCCCCGGCACCACCACGACCTTGGCTTGGCCTTTGAGCCGGCTGTGCAGATGCATGAACGAGCCATAGAGAAACGGATCGCCCTCGCACAGCACCGCGACGTCGCGGCCGTCGTCGACATGACCGAGAAGCCGTTTGACGCAGCCGTTGTAGAAATCGCGTAGGCAGGCATTATAGGCGGGGTCATCGACCGCGATTTCGGTGGTGACCGGATATTCCATCGCTTCCTCGACCACACCGGGCGCGAGCATGCCTTCCACCAAACTACGAGCATTGCCGGCGCGGCCGGGTTTGCGGAAATGCGCGATGACGCGGGCTTGGCCGATCAGCCGCGCCGCCTTGACGCTCATCAGCTCGGGATCGCCGGGGCCGAGCCCGACGCCATAGATCGTCGCGGCGCGGCTCATTCGATGTCACTCGCCACAGCGTTGACGGCGGCGGCCGCCATCGCGCTGCCGCCGCGCCGTCCGCGCACGATCACGCTCGGCACCAGGGCGTAGTCGAGCAGCGCGTCCTTGGATTCGGCGGCGCCGACGAAGCCGACCGGAATGCCGATCACCGCGGCCGGCGGGGCCACGCCCGGCTCCTGCAGGATCTCCAGCAGCCGGAACAGGGCGGTCGGCGCGTTGCCGATCACCACCACGGCGCCGGCCAGTCGGTCGCGCCACAATTCGATCGCCGCGGCGGTCCGCGTGGTGCCAAGCCGCGCCGCCAGTGCTGGAATGCGCGGATCGCTCAATGTGCAGATCACCTCGTTATCGGCCGGCAACCGCGCCCGGGTGATGCCGTTGGCGACCATCTGGGCGTCGCACAGGATCGGCGCGCCGGCGCGCAACGCATGCGCCGCGGCCACACTGAAGCCCCCGGTGAAGACGATGTCGTCGGCGACCTCGACCATGCCGCTGGCGTGGATGATCCGGACCGCGACTTTCTCGTCGGCGGCATCGAAGCGGTCGAGCCTGGCCTCGGCGCGGATGATGGCGAAGGAGCGCGCGTAGATCGCGGCGCCGTTTTTCTCGTAGACGTAGCTCATGAGGCGGCCTCGGAATGGGTCGGTGTCGGGGCGATGCTGGGCGGCAGCGTGGCGTGGGTGAGCGGCGCTGCTCGCAGACCGGAGGCCAATGCCAGCTGGACCAGCGCCGCGCGGGCTGAGTCCGGACCGGGCTTGTCGCACAGGGCTTTCAACCGGCGCAGCGTCGAGGGCGGCAGGTTGGAGGCCGCGTCGCATTGCGGATCGACCTGGCCATCGCCCGGAACGATCGCCAGCGCGATGCCCTTGGCGGCGGCCATCGCGGCGACCCGCGCGACGGCGTCAGGCCAGGGCAGGCCGCCGCCCAGCCGGATCAGAATTCCGCGGGCCTGCGCCAGCGTGGTCGCGATCAGCGGCTCGCGCGCATGCGGATCGACGAGATCGCGCAGATTGGCCAGATGCAGGCGCGGCAAGCCATCAGCCGCGCGCGATGCTGCCGCGAAAGCGGCGAGGTCATCGTCGGCAAAGGACAGCACCACGAGTTCGGCGGCGGATTGCTCGAGGCCGGGCCGCGGCGAGACCGTTCGCTCGACTAAGTTGGCCGCTGGCGCCTGGCCAGGCGCGTGTTGATCGCAGTGATCCATAGGCAAGCCTCGTCGCCGGATGGGCCGCGCAAAGCGCGAGACCCAGACATGCGGCGAGCGGACCTGCACTCCGATCGACCAACGTCTTCACTCCGAAACACCCCGCCCGGAATGGCGAACAAAGCAGGCGACGGCAGGTTTCCTGGCTTGCGGGTCATCGCCGGCACCACCTTCCCAGGTCGAGACCCAGTGGTTTTCGGTGCAGGCTTTCCGCTCACAGTTGCGGGGGCAGCTCCGGCTTGGTCCGGATCCGGCAACTTGCCGTATCCTGACACCCGGTATTCCCTTTTCGCCCTGTCCGCAGACAAGGCACCATCGGCTGCGGGTTCAATCTGACGGAAACGCCGGGAAGTCAATCCTCCACACGGCGCGATCGGCCGCGGCTTGCGCCCGATGGTCCTGCGGCTGCACCGATGTCACTCGTCGCCGCTGCGTCGCGGGCGCGCGCGCTCGATCGCGGCGCGTAGCAGCGCCAGCGATCGATACAACCCGTGGACCGCCTTGCTGACCGGCAGGATGGCGAAGAAGCCGATCACGATGCCCAGATGCAGCGTCAGCACCAGCCCCATCGCCGCGGTCTCGCGCAGCGCCAGCACCGCAAGGCCGCTCCCGGCCACCAAAGCGAGCAGGACCAGGAACACGATGTTAAGCCGAATCTCGGCGGCGGCGGAGAGGGCGCGGTCGGCGCGCCGTTCCAGCAGCAACAGCCCGCCGATCCCGATCAGCATCGTCACCCCACCGATGCCACCGGCCAGCACCGGCAGGCTGGTCAAGGAGTAGGGCGCCGCGACGGCGTAGACGTGATGATAGAATGCCGCGATCAGCGTCGCGGCGAGGCTGAACGCGAAGCCCGCCACCATCACGTGGTGAAACCATCGGCGTTGCTGGGAGAATTTCTCGTCGGCGTCGTTGCAACCGGGGCCGCCGCCGCCGAGATTGCGCAGCGTTACGATATCCAGCACCGCGGGATACAGCGCGCGCAAGATGGCCTTGGTCCCGGCGCGGGGGGTGATCGCGCGCCAATAGCTTGCCGCGCTGATGCCGATCGCCAGCATCGCCGACAGCAGCGTCGCCGCGGCGGCCCCGGCCATGATCGGCCACGGCACCACCCGATAGAATGCGCCCGGGCCGTGATGGGCGGCAAACAGCACATTGGCCGGCACCAGCAGCAGCGTGGCGATCAGCATCGACGCGGTGATGCCGCCGACGATGGCGGCGACCACGCGGGCATTGGCGCCAAAGCCACGACCCAGCCAGCGCGGCCAAGCGTAGTCGGCATAGGAGCGCTGGCGCAATTCGGCCAGCGTGTTCGGCAGGTTGATCGCGAAATGATGCGGCGGCGCGTATTGGCAGGCGTACCAGCAGCCACGGCAGTTGTGGCACAGATTGGCCAGATAGGTGAGGTCGTTGGGCGCGAAATCATGCTTGCCGGCGATCGCCGGAAACACCGCGCACAAGCCGTCGCAATACATGCAGGCGGTGCAGATTCGCAGCACCCGCTCGGCTTCCAGGTCATCGGGCGGCATGACGCGCGGCCTCCTCGCCGGCGAGGCGTCCGAACACCGCCGACAATGTGACGCCGAGGCCGGCCAGATAGCCGCGGCCGAGCACATTCGCCGCCATGATCATGCCGGCCGCGAAGATGTTCTCGAAACGGCTGCCGTCGGATTTGATCACCCGCATCTGCGGATCGACGGCGACGCCGAAATGGGTGAAGGTCAGGCCCGGTCGCATCGGGTAGGCCGCGAAGGGCGGCACCGCGAGCGCGACCGCGCCATGCGATTTCGCCGGCGCCAACTGTGCGGTGCGCCGTTGGATTAATTCGCCGCCGGCGATCGCGGCGTTGAAGCCGCGCGTCGTGGCTTCCAGCGCTGCCGGGTCGAGCCCGAGCTTGACCGCCAGCGCCGCGATGGAATCGGCCTCGATCGGCGGCAGCGCTGTCGGCAGCGCCCGCGCCCGGCCATGGGCGTCCATAATCAGATAGGCGATCTGGCCGGGGCATTGCGCGATCCGCTCGCCCCAGCGGGCATAATGCGTCTTGCGCGCGTCCTCGCCCTCGTCGTGGAAGCGCTGAGCGTTGCGGTCGACCACGATGCCGGAAGGGATCGCGGTGATGCGGGTGACGATGCCGCCGTCGACCGGCGGACCGCGGGCATCGACCGCAACGATGTGGCCTTGCGACGGATCGCCGACCGGCCTGGCGCCGGCATCGAGAAGCATCCGCAGCACCCGTCCGGTGGCATAGGGCGTTCCGCGGACCACCAGCCCGTCGGCGGCGTCGCCGAAGCTGTCGCGCAACCAGGCGCGATCGGATTGATGGCCGCCGCAGCACAGCACGAGCGCCTTCGGGCTCACCAGTTCGGTGATGCCGCCTCGATCGATCACCACGTTCCCGCCTTGGCCATCGCTGGTCGGCAAAGCCACGACCTCACTGTCATAGCAGATCTCGATGCCGATCCTGGCGGCTGTGGCATAGAGCGCATTGATCATCGTCTTGCCGCCACCGAGAAAAAATGCGGTGCGCTGCGAATAAGGCATCACGCCGCAGCCTGGATCCTGCAATGCCACGCCATTGGCCTGCAGCCAGGGAGCGATCGTCGCTGAGCCGCGAATCAGCACACGCGCCAGCGTCGCGTCGGTCGCGCCCCTTGTGACGCGGTGAAGATCGTTCATGAACGCGTCTTCGCCATAGCTGTCCGGGACGTAGCAATGCGCGGTGTCATGCATCAGGCGGAAATTGCGGGCGTGGCGGGTGTTGCCGCCGCGCAGGCTCAACGGCGCGTGTTCGACCAGGCGCACCGTGGCGCCGTGGCGTCGCGCCGCGATGGCGGCACACAAGGCCGCGCTGCCGCCACCGACCACCAGCACATCGATCTTGGTCGAGGCGGACACGGTGCTCATGATCGCGTTCGATCGATCATGTCGGGACCACATTGGTGTTAGGGGACGATCGCCGCACTGAGTGGAGCGGCGGCCTTGCATTGTCAACCGCGCGGCAAGGCGCGCTGCGTCCGACGATCGGATAGCGCGGCTGCGCTTGCGTGCGGCGACCGACCATGCTCTGTCTTCGCCGCTTTCGGAGCGGAGCCGCGGCAATCGCCGCGCCGGGGCGGCAGAACGGCCAATCGATGCGAAAAATTCTGGTGATCGGCATCGGAGCCGGCGATCCTGACTTTCTGACGATCCAGGCGGTCAAGGCCTTGAATCGGGTCGACGTCTTCTTCGTTCCCGACAAGGGCGCCGAGAAGGCCGCGTTGCGAAACCTGCGCAGCGCGATCTGCGAGCGTTTCGTCGAGCGCGCGGATTATCGCACGGTCGCGATCGACGTGCCGCAGCGGGCGTCATCGGGCAATTATCAGGACGATGTCGATCGATGGCATGCGGAGCTTGCCGATCTGTATCAGCAAAGGTTCGAGGCGTGCCTTTCGGATGGTCAGGTCGGAGGCCTGTTGGTGTGGGGCGATCCCGCGCTTTACGACAGTACGCTGCGGATCATCGAGCGGGTGCGCGCCAAGGGTCTGGCGCTGGACTATGAGGTGATCCCCGGCATCAGCAGCGTGCAGGTGCTGGCCGCCAAGCACCGGATTACGTTGAACCAGATCGGTGAACCCGTGCTGTTGACCACCGGGCGCAAGCTCGCGGAGGGGTTTCCGGATGACGCCGGCAGCGTGGTGGTGATGCTGGACGGCACCCAGGCCTTTGCCCGGCTGCGCGATGCAAATCTGGAGATCTTCTGGGGCGCCCATCTCGGGACCCCCGACGAAATTCTGATCGCCGGACCACTCGACGAGGTCAAGGACAAGATCGCAACGATACGGCAGGAGGCGCGCCAGCGGCACGGCTGGATCATGGACGTCTATCTGCTGCGACGGGCCGATCGATAAAGCCGGGCCCGGACATCTGCTCAGGAGAATGAGCGGTCAAACGCTTGACTGCCGGGTGTCTTGGCTTCCGGGCGTTTGGGCCGGCAGGTTCAGCCCAGGCGGGGCTGCGCTTGATGCCAAATCTTGTCCCGCTTGGGAGCTAACCCAGGCTAGCGATTTCGTTAGGTGGCTAGCTCACCAAGCCGGGTTAGCTGAGTGCAAAGCGACGACCGTGCGTGGGCCCGATCCATCGAACACAAAGTGGGCGGTCTGTGCGCGATCAGCTGCAGACGATGCGCTTCATCGAATGCTTGGTTACGAATCCGTAACCGCAAGTATCACAGGTCCACAGATAGCTGACGACGCTATCGGTCATGAAGGCGGATGCTTCTGCGGCAACCATCGAGTCAGCACAAACCGGGCAAGTCGGCAGCTCACTTCCACGCGGCGCGGGACGAGGCATATTGGTCGACAGGACTTCAGCGAGTGCTGGCATCGTGACCTCCTCTGAGATTCAAGTTGCCCAAACTATACACTCGGAACTCTGACGAAGTCGCAACATAAATGCGTTCGTTTTGAGAAAATCGATTCTGCATTGCAGCGGGTGATGAACTGATCGTGAGCGGCCGCAAGCGTGCTGCTAACTCATCCGGTTCCAATGCAAGAGCCGCTGATATCAGCCTCTTTCGGACCGCACTGACTCGCGGCGCGGGCGGCGGCGCGGCAATCGTCGTGCCTTTGTTTCGCCAGCACCGTTGATGGTGCGATGCGAACACGACGAGCGCGGCGCGGCATGATAGAAGGTCGCGAAATCGTGACGTCCTGCCGCAGCGCACACTGTCGAGGGGCCGCGCCAGGACGTCTGCGGTTTCAGTCCGACGTTTCACCCTTGCTTGAGAGAGATCCATGTCCCAACCGCCGCGCCGCCCGCGTACTCTGAACGATGCCCGCACCGAGGCCGAAGCCGTGTTCAAGAAAGCCACCACCAAGGAGCCCGAGGCGCCGCCGAAGCCGACCGCGATCCCCGGCATCAAGGAGCAGGTGTCGCTGCGGATCGATCAGGACGTGCTGGAGCATTTCCAGGAGGACGGCCCCGGCTGGCAGGACCGGATCAACGCGGCGCTGCGCAAGGCGGCAGGGCTGTCGTAGCCCGCGCTCAGCTTGCTGTGCGGGCCGGCGTCACGCGCTTCAGGTTCAGCAGATTGCCCGACAGGATCAGCACCGCGCCGAGCGCGGTGTAAAGATCGATCCGCTCGGCATAGAGCAGCCAGCCGGCGGTGGCGGTCAGCGGCACCCGCAGGAAGTCCATCGGCACCACCACGGTGGCATCGGCATAGAGCATCGCCCGCGCCATGCAGTAATGCGAGAAGGTGCCGCAGAACGCGATCACCACGATCCAGCCCCAGGCATAGGCGCTCGGCCAGTGCCAGAAATACAGCGCCGGGGCGAAGCCGATGACCGACTGGATCACCAGCATCCAGAAGATGATCGTCAGCGTGGTGTCGGTCCGGGTCAGCGATTTGACCAAGGTGATGGAAATGCCGAAGCCGACGGCGCCGGCCAGCGCGATCAACTGTCCCGGATTGACCGTGCCGGTTTCGGGACGCACGATCACCACCACGCCGATCAGGCCGAGTATGATCGCGCAGACCTTCCAGAAGGTCATATGTTCGCCGAGGAACGTCACCGCCAGGATCGCGATCCAGATCGGCATGGTGAATTCGATCGACACCACCTGGCCCAGGGGAATCATCGTCAGCGCGAAGAACCAGCAGCTCTGCGCCGCATAATGCACGATATTGCGCGCGACATGATGGGCGCCGCGCGCCGACCGCATCGCGGCAAAGCCGCCGGCGGCATGAACCAGCGGATATAGCATGACGAAGCCGATGGTGGAGCGCAGTTCCATGATCTGGAACACGTTCAGCTCGCGCGTGGTCTCGCGGCCGGCGATCGCCACGATCAACATCAGCGTGAGCCACCCTGCCATCCATAGCGCAGCCCTGGTGGTGGAAGGCTTTCGGGTCATGGCAACGCGCTGTGAGGGGTGACAGCGCGGAACGCGCCAAGACGGGCTCACAGGCTCTATCTGCGAGATCGACCGGCTTGGCAACCGCCGCGGCGGGACGGCTTGAGCGAATTCCGGAGGTCAATTTGATGCGATGCGGGAGAGCCGGCCTTGCGGCGCTGGTGGCTTTGGTCCAACAAGCCGGCGACCAATTGCAAGGATGTCATCGATGACGCAGCGATCCACTTCGGCCAATTTCGTCACCGCCTTCGCCACCGGCTGGCCCGAAGCCCAGCCCGACCTGATGGTGCTGTCGCTGACCACTCATGAGGGCGTTCAGGATTTCGCCTTCAACAAGGAGCAGGCGCTGCTGATCGCCAAGACCATCAAGCAGACCGCGGCTCAGTTGGTCGAACCGAAGAAATCCTGATCCAATCGGCTGGACGCAGGTCGCGCGCCGGGCAGGGCCATCACTGGCGGGAGGCTTCCCAGCGTCCGCTGCAGGGGATGCCGCCGGAGGCGCCGTTCCACTTGCCGGCCCCGGTGTTGCCGCTGAGCTGACCATTCGCGTAGGTTCCGCGAATCGTAACCCGGACGTTGCCGGCGCGGCCGACCCGGCCGGAGACCTCGGCGTCCGACGCCGTGATCTTGCCGTCCGTCACCGTCAGCGGATAGCGCGCCGACGGCTCGCAGCTGCCGGCCTTGGTAATGACCGTCACTGTCCACAACCCGTCAAATGCCGTCTCCGCCATCGCGGAACCGACCGGAATCCCAGCCGCCGCGACGGAAGCGACGAGCAGACGAAGGCTGTTCAAGCGCATCAATTAAATCCCCTGAATTGGATGGGCACCCGACAAGGCGCCCTGATATGCGAAGTCTGCTGTGTGAAGTTTGTTGCAATGCAGCAAAATATCTCTCGGTGTCAACGGGCTACCATCGACAATGTTCCATAAATTTCCTTTATTGGCTTAGCGCTGCGGCTCAATCCGCCAGTTTCGGCGCATTGGTGGCGAATTGCTCATCCTGCGGCTGGGCCGGCAGTTCGCCATTTTCCTTCGCCGAATCGATCACCTGGGCCAGCAATTTCTGACCGAGCGGAGCGAGGGCGCGCTCCCATAATTCGCGGGCGGTTTCGCCCTTCTTGACGAAGCACCATTCCTGGGCGGCGATCGCGCCGGCGTCCATCTGGTCGGCCAGATGATAGATCGTGCCGCCGGTGACCGGATCGCCTTCGCGGATGGTCCATTCCACCGCGGCGATGCCGCGGTGACGTGGCAGCAGTGAGGGGTGATAGCCGATGCCGCCGAGCCGGGCGGCCGCCAAGGCGCCGCGGCTGATCCTTGCATGGCTGTGGGCGGTCACGATCAGATCGGTATCGGAGGCGATTTCCGAGGCCTCCACGCGCTTCGGGTTGGCCTGGACCGTCACCTCGACGCCGGCGGCCCGCGCCGCAACGGCAAGCCGGTCCTCGGGATCGGTGACCACGACCCTGACGATGTCGATGCCATGCTGGCGCAGCATGGTGAGGGTTGTCGCTCCGAAATGGCGAGAGCCGACCAGGGTGATGCGCATGATATTCCTGTTCGACAGCGAGAATGGGCTTTGCTGACGCCGCTGCCGAGAGAGCCGCGGATGAACAGGCAAAAAGGCAGGTTTGACGCTAACACTGGCAGGGGACCCGCGTCCACAGTCAGTTACCTGCGTGCGTAACCTTGCCGGTTATCGTCCGGATTGATCGCAGGACCGCCCGGTGACACCGATTAGCCGCCCCAGCGGTAGTTGAGCCGCATAGTGACCAGATCGACGTCCTGATGGATGCGGTCGCTCGCAAAGGCGGCGCCGGAGGGTTTGACTGTGCCGACATTGGTGAAGGTGATCAGGCGGTCCTGCATGAACATGTGATCATAGGCGACGCCGACCGACCAGTTTGCGGCAAAGCCATATTCCAGGCCGACCCCGACCACGGCGCCCCAGCGATTGTCCGTCACGGTATCGCTGATCTGCGTCCCGGTCGCCGTGAGGTATCCCAGATAGCGATCGTTGGTTACCGCGCCGCCGGCCTTGATGTAGAGCAGGGTGTTGCCCCAGGCATTGCCGATCTGGCCGGTGAAAGTGCCGAAGGATTCGACGCGGGTGGCATTGACGACGGCCGGAAACGGCACGCTTTGGTTGCTGCCGTTGAAATCCGCCCAGTTGCCCTGGGCTTCGATGCCGAACACCAGGTTGGCGGCCTGCCAGCGATAGCCGAGCTGGCCGCCGGCAGTGCCGCCGCTGGCATTGTGGCAGCCTTCCGAGACCAGGAAGGTTCCGGCCGTATTGACGAAATCCCAGCACTTCTGGCTGGTCCCCCAGCCGCCATTGGCGCCCAGATAGAAACCGCTCCACCGATATACCGGTGCGCTCAGCGCAGCCTTGGCGTAGGGGGCGACGTCGGCTGCGGCGGCCGAGGTCACCAGCGCAAGGGCGCCAAAACTGCCGATCAGGAATCTGCTCATTGCATGTCCTCGGTGGCGTGCTTGTGAACGAATCAATCTATGCGAGCAGCCTAAGCGGGTTCGCCCGTTTGCTTGTCTCTCTTTTGGTACATGGCGGAAGAATCGCCGGTCGGGGCATGGACGGCCAGCGCTGCGGGCTCGGCCAATAGGTTTCCCGGCATGCGGCCGACTGGCGCCTGCGGCTTGGACCCAATGGCGGATCTGGCGCCAGCACCGCACCGAAAGGGCCGGGTCTGTCCGCGATCAGGCGAGGTGCAAGGAAATTCATGGTGAGCGCGGAGGGATTCGAACCCTCGACCCCATGATTAAAAGTCACGTGCTCTACCGACTGAGCTACGCGCTCACGTGCCGCGCTGTGTAGGGGGCAGGCCCGCCGCGGTCAATAGCGGGCGCGGGTGCCGCAATCCGGTTTAAGCCGGATTGGCTCATTTGCACAGATATTTAGCCGAAACATTTCGTGCGCTCAATCAACCCAGGGTCGATCCGGACAAGCGGCCCTAGCCGGCCACCTTGATCTTGTCGCGATGGACCTCGGACGCCACCGGCTGCGGGGCGGGGATCTTGGCCGGCAGCGACACCCGCCGCAGCCCGATCAGCTCGGCGGTGCGGACGCTCGTATTGCGCCAGAAGGTGAAGGAATTGATCCGGGAATTTTCCAGGATGGCGATGGCGACCGCCGACAGGAATGGCAGGCTTTCCAGCACCAGCACCGCGGCGAAAATGTAGATCTCGGTGACCTGCTTGAAGCTGTTGGAGGCCACCAGCACCGCGGCGCCGGCCAGCAGCAGCACGCCGATCACCGCTTCCCAGAATGCCTGGAACTCGACCGACATCAGCGAGAAACCGCCCTTGGAGGTGCGGGCGAAGGCCAGATGCTCGGTGATCAGCCCCTGCGCCACCGCACGCGACACCGTCCATTGCACCGACATCGCGGCGATCATCGCGCCCAGCATTTGCGGGATCTTCACCGGCACGCGCAGCCGGTACATCGCGACGAAATGGATCAGCGACACCACAAATGAAGCGATGATCGGAAAAGTGAGGATCTTGTCGGGAATCGCGATGTCGGCGAAGGCTACGATCGGCACCCAGATCAGATTGAGGATCGCCACCACCACGCCGAGGCTTTCGGCGCCAAGCCAGTTCAGCCAGCCCAGCGCGAATTCGCGCTTCTGGTCCTGCGACAGCCGGCTGGCGCCGGGCAGAAACCGCCGCCAATGCTTCTTGATGATCTGGAAGCCGCCGTAAGCCCAGCGATGGCGCTGCTTCTTGAACGCCTCATAGGTGTCGGGCAGCAGCCCATAGCCATAGCGGCGGTTGGTGTAATGGGTGAGCCAGCCGTGCTCCATGATCTCGAGTCCGAGATCGCTATCCTCGCAAATGGTGTCGCCGGCCCAGCCGCCGGCCATGTCCATCGCGGCGCGGCGGATCAGGCACATCGTGCCATGCACGATGATGGCGTTGCATTCGTTGCGCTGAACCATGCCGATGTCGAAGAAGCCGGCATATTCGCCGTTCATGATGTAATGCATCAACGACCGGTCGCCGTCGCGATGGTCCTGCGGCGCCTGCACCAGGCCGACCCGCGGATCGTCGAATGCCGGCACCAGATCCTTCAGCCAGTTCGGCTCGACCATGTAGTCGGCGTCGATGATCCCGATGATCTCGGCGTCGGCGGCGGTGCGATCCATCGCGATCCGCAGCGCGCCGGCCTTGAAGCCCTCGACCTTTTCGGCGTTGATGAATTTGAAGCGCTCGCCGAGTTCGCGGCAATGATCCTGGATCGGCTGCCAGAACTCCGGATCGGGGGTGTTGTTGATGATCACCACGCATTCGAAATTCGGATAATCCAGCCGTGCCACCGCATCCAGCGTCAGCTTCAGCATATCCGGCGGCTCGAAATAGGCCGGAACGTGGATCGACACTTTCGGCGTCTTGACGGCCGCTGCAGCCTCGGTTTCGGCCGATGT from Rhodopseudomonas sp. BAL398 encodes the following:
- a CDS encoding precorrin-8X methylmutase — encoded protein: MSYVYEKNGAAIYARSFAIIRAEARLDRFDAADEKVAVRIIHASGMVEVADDIVFTGGFSVAAAHALRAGAPILCDAQMVANGITRARLPADNEVICTLSDPRIPALAARLGTTRTAAAIELWRDRLAGAVVVIGNAPTALFRLLEILQEPGVAPPAAVIGIPVGFVGAAESKDALLDYALVPSVIVRGRRGGSAMAAAAVNAVASDIE
- a CDS encoding BrnA antitoxin family protein, whose translation is MSQPPRRPRTLNDARTEAEAVFKKATTKEPEAPPKPTAIPGIKEQVSLRIDQDVLEHFQEDGPGWQDRINAALRKAAGLS
- the tcuB gene encoding tricarballylate utilization 4Fe-4S protein TcuB; translated protein: MPPDDLEAERVLRICTACMYCDGLCAVFPAIAGKHDFAPNDLTYLANLCHNCRGCWYACQYAPPHHFAINLPNTLAELRQRSYADYAWPRWLGRGFGANARVVAAIVGGITASMLIATLLLVPANVLFAAHHGPGAFYRVVPWPIMAGAAAATLLSAMLAIGISAASYWRAITPRAGTKAILRALYPAVLDIVTLRNLGGGGPGCNDADEKFSQQRRWFHHVMVAGFAFSLAATLIAAFYHHVYAVAAPYSLTSLPVLAGGIGGVTMLIGIGGLLLLERRADRALSAAAEIRLNIVFLVLLALVAGSGLAVLALRETAAMGLVLTLHLGIVIGFFAILPVSKAVHGLYRSLALLRAAIERARPRRSGDE
- a CDS encoding DMT family transporter, which gives rise to MTRKPSTTRAALWMAGWLTLMLIVAIAGRETTRELNVFQIMELRSTIGFVMLYPLVHAAGGFAAMRSARGAHHVARNIVHYAAQSCWFFALTMIPLGQVVSIEFTMPIWIAILAVTFLGEHMTFWKVCAIILGLIGVVVIVRPETGTVNPGQLIALAGAVGFGISITLVKSLTRTDTTLTIIFWMLVIQSVIGFAPALYFWHWPSAYAWGWIVVIAFCGTFSHYCMARAMLYADATVVVPMDFLRVPLTATAGWLLYAERIDLYTALGAVLILSGNLLNLKRVTPARTAS
- a CDS encoding formyltransferase family protein, producing MRITLVGSRHFGATTLTMLRQHGIDIVRVVVTDPEDRLAVAARAAGVEVTVQANPKRVEASEIASDTDLIVTAHSHARISRGALAAARLGGIGYHPSLLPRHRGIAAVEWTIREGDPVTGGTIYHLADQMDAGAIAAQEWCFVKKGETARELWERALAPLGQKLLAQVIDSAKENGELPAQPQDEQFATNAPKLAD
- a CDS encoding outer membrane protein, with amino-acid sequence MSRFLIGSFGALALVTSAAAADVAPYAKAALSAPVYRWSGFYLGANGGWGTSQKCWDFVNTAGTFLVSEGCHNASGGTAGGQLGYRWQAANLVFGIEAQGNWADFNGSNQSVPFPAVVNATRVESFGTFTGQIGNAWGNTLLYIKAGGAVTNDRYLGYLTATGTQISDTVTDNRWGAVVGVGLEYGFAANWSVGVAYDHMFMQDRLITFTNVGTVKPSGAAFASDRIHQDVDLVTMRLNYRWGG
- the tcuA gene encoding FAD-dependent tricarballylate dehydrogenase TcuA; this encodes MSTVSASTKIDVLVVGGGSAALCAAIAARRHGATVRLVEHAPLSLRGGNTRHARNFRLMHDTAHCYVPDSYGEDAFMNDLHRVTRGATDATLARVLIRGSATIAPWLQANGVALQDPGCGVMPYSQRTAFFLGGGKTMINALYATAARIGIEICYDSEVVALPTSDGQGGNVVIDRGGITELVSPKALVLCCGGHQSDRAWLRDSFGDAADGLVVRGTPYATGRVLRMLLDAGARPVGDPSQGHIVAVDARGPPVDGGIVTRITAIPSGIVVDRNAQRFHDEGEDARKTHYARWGERIAQCPGQIAYLIMDAHGRARALPTALPPIEADSIAALAVKLGLDPAALEATTRGFNAAIAGGELIQRRTAQLAPAKSHGAVALAVPPFAAYPMRPGLTFTHFGVAVDPQMRVIKSDGSRFENIFAAGMIMAANVLGRGYLAGLGVTLSAVFGRLAGEEAARHAAR
- the cobF gene encoding precorrin-6A synthase (deacetylating), with amino-acid sequence MRKILVIGIGAGDPDFLTIQAVKALNRVDVFFVPDKGAEKAALRNLRSAICERFVERADYRTVAIDVPQRASSGNYQDDVDRWHAELADLYQQRFEACLSDGQVGGLLVWGDPALYDSTLRIIERVRAKGLALDYEVIPGISSVQVLAAKHRITLNQIGEPVLLTTGRKLAEGFPDDAGSVVVMLDGTQAFARLRDANLEIFWGAHLGTPDEILIAGPLDEVKDKIATIRQEARQRHGWIMDVYLLRRADR
- a CDS encoding precorrin-2 C(20)-methyltransferase; the encoded protein is MSRAATIYGVGLGPGDPELMSVKAARLIGQARVIAHFRKPGRAGNARSLVEGMLAPGVVEEAMEYPVTTEIAVDDPAYNACLRDFYNGCVKRLLGHVDDGRDVAVLCEGDPFLYGSFMHLHSRLKGQAKVVVVPGISGMSGCWTASDMPITFGDDVLSVVPATLDEASLRERFAGVDALVVMKLGRNLPKVRRALDHAGLTERAVYVERGTMAEQKVMRLADKTDDEAPYFSVILVHGQGRRP